The genome window CGCAGTTCCCACATTAGGCGCTCCAGCTGGGCTTCGACGGCCTCTGCGCTGTGCAGCGCACTTTCCAGCAGCGGGCGGGCAATCGCCACCGCGTCGGCTCCCAGCAGCAGCGCCTTTGCGATGTCCAGCCCGCTGCGAATGCCGCCCGAGGCGATGATGGGCACCGTGGGCAGCACGCTCCGCACCTCGCGCACCGCCTGAGCGGTGGGAATGCCCACCTCGCACAGACCGGGGCTGAGTACCGCGCCGTGTTCGCTGAGCTGCTCGACCCGCGCCCAGCTGGTGCCGCCCGCGCCCGCCACATCCAGCGCCGCGAAGCCCACGCCCGCCACCTGCCGCGCCGTCGCCGCGCCCAGCCCATGCCCGACTTCCTTGAGCAGCACCGGGAATGGAAGCTGCGGCACCACCTCGTGCAGCCGGGCCAGAATGCCCGCCCAGTCGGTATCGCCGCCTGTCTGCATGGCCTCCTGAAGAGGGTTGAGATGCAGCGCCAGCCCATCGGCCCCCACGAGCTGCACCGCCTGCGCCAGCTGGTCCGCGCCGTAGCCGCGCAGCAGCTGCGCCGCGCCCAGATTGCCGATCAGCAGGATGTCGGGGGCGTGGGCGCGTACCTGAAAACTCGCCCGCGCTTCCGGCCTTTCCAGCATCACCCGCTGAGAGCCGAGCATTAGGCCCAGGCCCAGCCGCTGCGCCGCCGCCGCGAGATTACGGTTGATCAGCGCCGATTTCTCGGCCCCGCCCGTCATCGCCCCGATCAGCAGAGGAGCGCTCAGCGGCCTGCCCAGAAAGCTGCGCCGCAGGTCGATATCGGCCAGATTCAGTTCCGGCAGCGCGAGGTACGGCCACGCCACGCGCTCCAGCCCGGTGGTCACACTCTGGTACTGCGACTGGGGTTGCAGGCAGGCGTCGATGTGGCGCAGCTTGCGGCGTACCAGCTCCGAGCTGCTCTGTTCAGAGGGCACAGCTACTTCGGTGGCCTGCTGGAATCGCGGATAGCCTGCATCAGTCGGCCCACCGCCTGCCCGACATTCAGCGCTTCCTGGCGCACTTTTTCATCCTTGCTGAGGGCGCTCAGGCGCTGCATCGCCGCACTGACCATGTTCAGCAGCGCTTCGGTGGGCAGTTTGGCGGCGGGGTTGGGCTTTTTGGTCATGATGGATTCTCCGACGAAAGCAGCCACAGCCGCGCATAGGGCGGCAGCGTCAGGGTGTCGCCCGACAGATCGGGG of Deinococcus ruber contains these proteins:
- the fni gene encoding type 2 isopentenyl-diphosphate Delta-isomerase yields the protein MPSEQSSSELVRRKLRHIDACLQPQSQYQSVTTGLERVAWPYLALPELNLADIDLRRSFLGRPLSAPLLIGAMTGGAEKSALINRNLAAAAQRLGLGLMLGSQRVMLERPEARASFQVRAHAPDILLIGNLGAAQLLRGYGADQLAQAVQLVGADGLALHLNPLQEAMQTGGDTDWAGILARLHEVVPQLPFPVLLKEVGHGLGAATARQVAGVGFAALDVAGAGGTSWARVEQLSEHGAVLSPGLCEVGIPTAQAVREVRSVLPTVPIIASGGIRSGLDIAKALLLGADAVAIARPLLESALHSAEAVEAQLERLMWELRVALFVGGFGSVDDVKAASLRS